Below is a window of Desmonostoc muscorum LEGE 12446 DNA.
GCAGGGCGCGGGTAGCAGCTGCTTGAATCACTGGTCCATCCGCTAGAGGATCGGAATATGGTACACCCAGTTCAATAATATCTGCCCCACTGCGATCGAGAATTTGCAACGCTGCTGCTGTTGTTTCTAAATCTGGGTCGCCAGCTGTGATAAATGGAATCAAAGCACACTCACGATTGTGCCTGAGGGTTTCAAAGCAATCAGAAATTGCAGTCATTAGTCATTAGTCGTTGGTCATTGGTCATTGGTCATTGGTCATGAGTTATTTGCAAATGACAAAAAACAAATGACAACTGACCAATGATCACTTTACACCTGAGACTGCTCTTCTTGTTCTATCTGGGCTTGAATTCGTGCTAGTTCTTCGGGAGTTAGTTCTTCCAAGCGCTGTTGCAGAAATTCTTGCTCATACTGTTCCCGCTGTTCGTGGTAGGTCATTTTTTGTCCCACCGCGCGGAAAAAATAGGTAGCTAACCAGCCAACTAACGCAGCCACTAGTAAGACTTGGCTCCATATACCAGCTTGCTGATTATCGAAGCCGACTAGCTGTAATCCTACATACGCCAAGCCGCCGGCAATAAAAACGCCTAAGCCAATTCCAATAGCGTCAATCCGTCGCATGAGAGTTATGACCTACCAATCTAGTTAAACTTCAATTTGTCGCGGCCGTGGTCGCAAATTTACCACCGGCGATAAAACCAATAAACCCGGAAAGAAGAAAAACACCAAAAAGTACATAAACAGGCGCTCGATGGAGCTAGCCACATACCAACGCTGCTTCAGGTAGAACAAGACAGCGATCGGGATTACCAAAAGGTAGGCTCCAGCCAAAATCAGATACAGCAGGGCGACAATCATAACTTTTGTGTCTAAGCATCTATTTCTCATCATAGGCTGAACAGACAAACTCAGGGAAGTATAGTCATGATGCTTTTAAGAAATGGGGGGAGTGGGGAGTGGGGGAGATGAGGGGGATGGGGGAGAATAACTCTGAACTTCTCACTCAGGACTAAAAGGATTTTGAGAAAAACCGCTAGTAAAATTGACATATGTCTGGTGTATGATGCTATGATGATTAACTCAGTAGCAAATCAATGCTATCCACTAGCAAACAAATGCTATTGTCAGACAAGCTCGAAAATATCCATCCAAATTGGTTAGGAAAAAACAAAAAAACTTCCAATTGGAAAAAATAATTTCAATCTAGTTGGACAAAAGACACAATTGATGGTGGAATAGATGAGGAGGTATTTGCTGCCTCTACAAAATAAATAGTTAGCAAACACCTGCGGGGGTGTGGCGGAATGGTAGACGCTACGGACTTAGATAACTGAGCCTTGAAGGAGAAATCCCTCAAGTGGAAGCTCTCAAACTCAGGGAAACCTAAATCTGGTAACAGACATGGCAATCCTGAGCCAAGCCCGAAAATTTGAGATTTGCAATTTGAGATTTGGGATTAGTTTTCAATCCAAAATCCAAAATCCAAAATCCAAAATTGAGGGAAGGTGCAGAGACCCGACGGGAGCTACCCTAACGTAAAGTCGAGGGTAAAGGGAGAGTCCAATTCTTAAAACTTGAAGCGGCTATTGCCATCAAGTAGCAGTGAAAACTGCGGGAGAATGAAAATCCGTTGACCGTAAAAGGTCGTGTGGGTTCAAGTCCCTCCACCCCCATTAAATTTACTGAAAACTGATAACCTTGCTGTCACTTAAAGGAAAAGATGGCCGGAATTAAAGGATAATGTGGCCGCCCTAAAAAGCTGGAATGCTTATTTTTCTGTCGCCCTACTTTCGCTATACTTTAGAAGCGATCGCATTCAATTCTTTCAAATACGCTTGTGTCATAGGTTCTGTCCTGCCGCCACTTTATGCTTTAAAAACGGCCACATTATCCTTTAAGTGACACTAAAATCCTCGCTTATGCTTCCAGACCCTGACAACTTTTGGGTCTGGTTACATTAATGTTGGCGATCGCACCAGCAACCTTTGTAACTGGCAGATTTTGTTATCATCTACTTACCCTGCTACTTGCGAAGTTTCGAGTTGCATTTGGGATCAGCCCAAAAGCAATCTATTTAGATATATCATGGGCATAGCAAAAGCCGGATGAAATCAAGCTTAATGCTTGGAATTTGGGAGGTTGAAAAATTAGATGACAGCGCCTCAACCAACAGTCTTTACAAACTCTCATCTTTACGACCAAGATTTTTATTTGTGGATAGAGACAACTGCTAAACAATTAAAAGAAGGCAGATTTTCTGAGGTTGATTTAGAAAATCTGATCGAAGAGATTGAAAGCATGGGTAGAAGTGAAAAACACGCGCTTGCGAGTAATTTAGTTGTTCTACTAATGCATCTACTAAAATATAAATATCAGCCAGAAAAACGCTCTAATAGCTGGAAGGGAACTATTAGAGAACATCGCCGCAGGTTGAGAATAACTTTTAAAGATAGTCCTAGTTTAAAACCATATTTTCAAGAAGTTTTACCAGAGTGTTATCAAGATGCCAGAAAGCAACCCAGTGATGAAACTGGTTTATCACTTGATACTTTTCCTCTAGAGTCTCCGTTGACTGCGGATGAATGTTTAGATGAAGAGTTTTTACCTGATTAGTTGAATTATATTTAGTAGCGATCGCATCCTCAATTTAACCATAAATTGCCACTGGACGGTCGCATCTTTTGGAAATCAAGCAACCGCAAAATCAGTGTATTGTCTAACATCCTCTGGATGAAAAGAGAACAAGTTATCTCACTCACGTTCACAATCCAAAATGGTGTTAACTCAAAACTCATGACTTGGCAAAGCGTTCGTGTAACCAAGCTAAGGCAGCACCGACAGTTTCAGCTAGAATACTAACGAGACGATATAGAGCGATCGCACTAAACACTAAGGCAGCTGGAAACTGGTGTCGCAAAAGTTCATAAGCAGTCGCTTCAAACACACCTAACCCACCAGGCGCACCGGGAACCACTAACCCCAGCAACCAAGCACAACTAAAAGCCCCCAGCAATAAAGGAATTTGACTCCAATTAAGAGAATTTAGTGCAAAGACAGTTAAAATGAAGCCGATGCCACGCAAACTTAAAAAGCCCAATTCCCCTAACAAAGGTCGTAGGGGATAGCGTTTAATAGTTAAAACGACACTTGGCTGAGTATTAGGATCGGATTTTTTTGCCTTCAGTTTGTACGAAAAGCGAATAGCTGGGTTCAAAAATCGCGGATGAACTGCACAAAGCACCACAGCTAAACTCAGCAATTGTAAGATTTGTACAACCGATGTGGTATTATTCGCTGCAAACTGACTACTGAATAGAATAATGATAATTAAAGCAGCCGTTGCCATCAGTAGCGGTTCTAGTAAAACGCTTAAGGTGGCTGCACCAGCAGAAACATTGGCATTTTTGGCGGCGAGAATTCGTCCGTAGTAATGCCAGATATTACCTGGTAAATACTTAGCAATATTAGTTTTTAGGTAAACTCGGATAAACTCCGAAGATGACACGGGTTGATTTAACTCTTGCAAAACCCAAGTCCAGATCCAGCCAGCCCAAGTGTGTGCTAGTAAAGTGACGAGTGTAGCGATCGCCATAACTGCCCATCCTAACCCATCAATGTGGATAGCAGTCACTTCAATCCAATTATCCTTCAGGGCTTTCCCTAAAAAAAATAGTGTTCCGCCTAAAATTATCCAGCGTAAAAATTGCTTCATGGATTTGGTATTAATTCTGACTTGTGGATTCTGGATTTTGAATCCTGAATATTATTTTATATCTCTCCAAAGTTAGATAAAAATATTGTTTTTGTGCTAATTAAAATGTGACCTGCGCTAGAGGTAAAAGTTATTTTATTCATCCTATTCTTAATAAAGGTTATTCAAAAAAAAGCAAGGAGTTAGGAATATGAAAAAAGTAGGTACTTGGCTGAAAAATATTCGCCCGTTGAAAGTGTTAACTGTTTTTTTAGCAGGCATATTCCTCTTTCTGACACAGGCTTGTGGCGCCCCTGGAGTAGCAACACAGCCACCCCAGCCTCGTGCCCAAGCACCGAATGTGGAACGATACGATCCCACAAAAGATTATCCTCTTTCTTCTCCCTCTGGTGGGATAAATAATTTTAGTGATGTAGATCCCAGAGCGAGACTAGATGAAAAAGCAGCTAACGACAGAGCTGAGGCGCTGATCAAAAATGCTCAAAAAAATATTGAGCAAAAGGGAATTGACTCCCGCGAGCAATATGTCCGAAATATCCAACAGGGTACGCCCTTGGGTGAAAGAGTGAAAAACCTGGGTGAAGATGTTGGTAGCTCTGCTGAAGAATTACGCGAAGGCTTAGTTAAGGGGACTCAACGCGGATTTGAAAATATCAAGGGAAATACTCAGAATGCAACCACTGACTTGACAAAAAATGCTCAACGTGTTGGTGAAGATGCCAGCAAAAATATTCAACGCACTGCTGAAGATGCAGCTGACACAGTGAACAAGGCTGTCAAAAACATTGATTGAAATTAACCGTTTAACTGGTGGCAAAAATCCAGTTTAACAATAAACAATAAACGCACCGCTCGTCAAAATTCAGCATGAATTCTGACGAGTTTTAATTTCAGAATTCAGGAGTCAAAATTCAGAATTCAGAATAAGGTTTCCTCCCCTACTCCCCACTCCCCTTTTTAAGTTAGGTTTATTAATTGTCAGACGAGGTTAGTTTTGATTTTCTAAATACCAACGCTGTAGCGCCAGCCGTTGAATTTCCCGCCAGGGAATATTATGTTTTCGGGCTAATTCTGCACAATCTTCATATTCTGGCTGCACGTTAGCAATAACTTTTTCTGGCGATCGCCCTTTCCATGCTACTTTGACACGCACTTTGCCATATTCAGTTTCCACTTGTTGAATTTCTCGTTGTAAAATCGAGCGTTGCTGATTAGTTCGCCGAATACCCAAAGTTGTGGTTTCACGGAATATCACCGCTTCACAACTGAGTAAATTTTCTGGATGACAAATCACAGTCAGCAAAATTCCTGGACGTGATTTTTTCATAGCGATCGCCACAGTAAAAACATCCAGCGCACCAGCCGCAAACAAAGCCTCAAACACATAGCCGATGGCTTGAGGATTTAAATCATCAATTTGGGTTTCTAGTACGGATATGGTTTCGAGATTTGAGCTAGTATCGCCAGAATCGCACAAATCTGACTCTAAAATTGCGCTTTCGCCCAGCCAGAGGCGTAAAATATTTGGGATGGGTAAATTTATGGTTCCTGCTCCCAATCCTATCTGCTTGATAGCGATGGGGGGCGGTGAACCAAATTCTCTTGCTAAGGTAGTGGCGATCGCGGCACCTGTTGGTGTCACCAGTTCTCGTTCAATGCCGTTGCTATAAACTGGGCAACCCCGCATTTCCCACAGCTTTAATACCGCTGGTACTGGTACAGCCATTTGACCATGTGCTGCCCTCACAGTGCCGCCACCAGTCGGAAACGCCGAGCAATATAGTAAGGGCAACCCTTCGTCATTACTCTCAATCCCCAACCAATCCAACCCCAAGCAAGTACCCACAATATCTACAATGGCATCTACAGCCCCCACCTCATGAAAATGAACTTTTTCAGGAGAAATCCCATGCACTGCCCCTTCTGCCACAGCTAGCTGCCGAAATACCGCCAAACTCCAAGCTTCTGCCCGTGTCGGCAACCCCGCTTTGAGAATCATCTGCTCTATTTCTGGCAGGTGGCGTGCGTGATGATGAGCGTGTTCGCGATCGTGGTGGTGATGATGATCTACTAGATCCACATGAACTTTAGTCGCCTGCTGACCATTCCGTTGCACAAATTCTGCTCTTAACTTATATTCCTGTTCAATTCCCAACCCATTAAGTTTTTCAATTAAATACTCCACAGGAACACCCAAACTGACCAAAGCACCCAGGCACATATCACCGGAAATTCCTGTCGGACATTGAAGATAAGCAATTTTATTCATAGTTATTAGTAATTAGTCATTAGTAATTAGTCATTAGTTTTTCTCCGCGTCCCCGCGTCTCCCTCATCTCCCTCATCTCCCTCATCTCCCTCATCTCCCCCACTCCCCACTCCCCACTCCCCACTCCCCACTCCCCACTCCCCACCTATGGCAAAAATTTTCCCAGTTCATCCGGATAATCCTCAAATTCGCCGAATAGAGGAAATAAAGTCAGCGCTCTCTAGTGGTGCTGTCATGCTTTACCCTACTGATACAGTTTATGCGATCGGTTGTGATTTGAATGCCAAATCGGCGGTAGAACGAGTGCGGCAAATTAAGCAGCTAGCAAATGATAAACCACTGACATTTTTATGTCCCTCGCTTTCAAATGTGGCAACTTATGCCTTCGTAAGTGACACAGCCTATCGGATTATGAAGCGCCTAATTCCAGGTACATACACGTTTTTGCTCCCAGCTACTAAGTTAGTACCGCGATTGGTGCAAAGTCCCAAGCGGAAAACTACAGGAATTAGAGTCCCAAACCATACTGTGTGTTTGGCTCTGCTGGAAGCCTTGGGTAATCCGATTATTTCAACTTCTGCACATGTGCCACCAGATGAAGTAGATAATGGCTTGATTCACATAGATCCAGAGACTATTCAATCACGGGTAGAGCTATTTGACCGTTTGGACAAATTCGTGGACATAATTGTAGATACTGGTGAGGAACCTACGTATGAAGTGTCTACCATTTTGGATTTAACGGGGGATGAAGCAGTAATGATACGGAGGGGTTTAGGTTGGGAAGCAGCAGCAGCGTGGGTATAACAATTCAATTTCATCAGCGCACTTCTTGGTTTCGGAAATTGTGATTAAAATAACTCCAGTTTTGAAATTGTCATAATTAAAGGCGATTGCAGTGGGTATAACAGGATGGTGGCAACACTCGCTAGAGCAAGGCATTTGACAAATTGAAAAAAATGGTGCGTATCCATTCACTAGCATCAATGTGGTGGTTTGTGGAAAAACCGACACATTGTCATAGCTATAACTCTTTCGTATTTCCTACAGTTTTAAATATGAGCTTTAGATCTGAGCATTACATGGGGCAAATCTTGATGGATGAATGCCCAAAGATTCTCCAGCCAAGACTAGCCTCGATCGCTGTGTCTGCTTAATTACGGTGCAATACTACTCCCTGGAAAAGTCATGAAAGCTAATGTCGCCAATCTACCCAACTCTACACCAATTTTTGAGGACCACGTTTCTGGCGAAGAATTGCCAGCTAGCAGCAGTGATACGTTGATTGAATTGCTGTGTCAGGAAATGCAAGCACAAGTGAAAGCAGCACCCAGGTGCGTACAAGCTTTAGCAAAGCGCATTGCCAAAGAAGTAGAACGCATTTGCGATAAAAGCTCCCGTATCCAAACATCTGGACAAATTAAGTCTTGGCAGATGACGTTGGCAAGACATCGGATGCAAAAGTGCTTACGTTACTACCAACTAGGTTCAAAGCAAGGGCGGGTGGAATTACATAGCAATTTGGGTGCGATGGTTTACCGCCATGTAACTATATCTGGTTCGGAGTTGGGTTTTGACGCTCGCTACAGCCTGATTGAAGATTTTTTACAAGCATTTTATATTGAAGCCATTAAAG
It encodes the following:
- a CDS encoding DUF3007 family protein; protein product: MRRIDAIGIGLGVFIAGGLAYVGLQLVGFDNQQAGIWSQVLLVAALVGWLATYFFRAVGQKMTYHEQREQYEQEFLQQRLEELTPEELARIQAQIEQEEQSQV
- the ndhL gene encoding NAD(P)H-quinone oxidoreductase subunit L, which codes for MIVALLYLILAGAYLLVIPIAVLFYLKQRWYVASSIERLFMYFLVFFFFPGLLVLSPVVNLRPRPRQIEV
- the larC gene encoding nickel pincer cofactor biosynthesis protein LarC; the protein is MNKIAYLQCPTGISGDMCLGALVSLGVPVEYLIEKLNGLGIEQEYKLRAEFVQRNGQQATKVHVDLVDHHHHHDREHAHHHARHLPEIEQMILKAGLPTRAEAWSLAVFRQLAVAEGAVHGISPEKVHFHEVGAVDAIVDIVGTCLGLDWLGIESNDEGLPLLYCSAFPTGGGTVRAAHGQMAVPVPAVLKLWEMRGCPVYSNGIERELVTPTGAAIATTLAREFGSPPPIAIKQIGLGAGTINLPIPNILRLWLGESAILESDLCDSGDTSSNLETISVLETQIDDLNPQAIGYVFEALFAAGALDVFTVAIAMKKSRPGILLTVICHPENLLSCEAVIFRETTTLGIRRTNQQRSILQREIQQVETEYGKVRVKVAWKGRSPEKVIANVQPEYEDCAELARKHNIPWREIQRLALQRWYLENQN
- a CDS encoding L-threonylcarbamoyladenylate synthase; translation: MAKIFPVHPDNPQIRRIEEIKSALSSGAVMLYPTDTVYAIGCDLNAKSAVERVRQIKQLANDKPLTFLCPSLSNVATYAFVSDTAYRIMKRLIPGTYTFLLPATKLVPRLVQSPKRKTTGIRVPNHTVCLALLEALGNPIISTSAHVPPDEVDNGLIHIDPETIQSRVELFDRLDKFVDIIVDTGEEPTYEVSTILDLTGDEAVMIRRGLGWEAAAAWV
- a CDS encoding DUF29 domain-containing protein is translated as MTAPQPTVFTNSHLYDQDFYLWIETTAKQLKEGRFSEVDLENLIEEIESMGRSEKHALASNLVVLLMHLLKYKYQPEKRSNSWKGTIREHRRRLRITFKDSPSLKPYFQEVLPECYQDARKQPSDETGLSLDTFPLESPLTADECLDEEFLPD
- a CDS encoding lysylphosphatidylglycerol synthase domain-containing protein, with amino-acid sequence MKQFLRWIILGGTLFFLGKALKDNWIEVTAIHIDGLGWAVMAIATLVTLLAHTWAGWIWTWVLQELNQPVSSSEFIRVYLKTNIAKYLPGNIWHYYGRILAAKNANVSAGAATLSVLLEPLLMATAALIIIILFSSQFAANNTTSVVQILQLLSLAVVLCAVHPRFLNPAIRFSYKLKAKKSDPNTQPSVVLTIKRYPLRPLLGELGFLSLRGIGFILTVFALNSLNWSQIPLLLGAFSCAWLLGLVVPGAPGGLGVFEATAYELLRHQFPAALVFSAIALYRLVSILAETVGAALAWLHERFAKS